In Arsenophonus sp. aPb, one DNA window encodes the following:
- the rcsC gene encoding two-component system sensor histidine kinase RcsC — protein sequence MRYISSFRTSLKISRYLFRTLGVMLWVMGAVITLFYLFNIFNKVKSNIHQQYISTYDSMVEYVNYTDKTLRSIQYMVDSHIEKLALDPNYMPVLPKQLSFTYLPLTADADCSKLHQTSENYLVAFNQLFSFWRNNIVPPQGLKTVFIVGPESNCMIDLAIRNSSTSLQSLKKIIHENMRTYMSLRAQGREQNIYWITPASGTDNGSFYILAPIYDKGTLIGLIGLERSIRLEQFNLRYERPISTFVLNTNNRLVLHFPYDSNLRSDDYVYKLENFYFGYDNDFSRLIYKNRLLPSLLSVVFSVPISDILNEFKLSIINGILLNIISFILITFLIWLLERKMLLPAENNAIRLEEHEQFNHKIVASAPVGIIILRLIDGVNILSNELAHDYFRLLSHDDKSRILSIIQDKSSSYIDVVTTSHTHLQISYVISRYQNKEVAICVLVDISARVQMEKSLHNMAQASEQANQAKSMFLATVSHELRTPLYGIIGNLELLQSYELPIQADRLLATMDHSSSLLLKIINDILDFSKIESKQLNIDPAPFNCREVFSFIISNYIPLIGKKGLSIYYYIDPNVPDIINADSVRVQQIISNILSNAIKFTKTGFILLNIFIKDFYIYIEIRDTGIGMPDNILMQLFDPFFQIKVNNESFSQGTGLGLPICEKLINLMDGDIEVNSQVGIGSSFTVRLPLFDSEYVTYRQPEYRQNFRIGLYFFNHHLRAYLQTYLNYNGFNLTTVWDEHSKDKLYDLIITDSESLVAESKFMLRLFSTFIGEPLEYAKNDWFHNTYQLDMLASFIDQLVMENSEQEVANQSSIMLLPDKKLCFFTVLIVDDHPINRSLLADQLKSIGFNIVLAEDGLIALDCVRQNNIDIVLTDVNMPNLDGYGLTKLIREEGYAIPIVALTANAMAEEKQRCLSVGMDDCLSKPVTLKKLKQSLLKCCNASMLATQENNN from the coding sequence TTGAGATATATATCTTCATTTAGAACGTCATTAAAAATTTCTCGCTATTTGTTCCGTACTCTCGGCGTTATGCTGTGGGTAATGGGAGCAGTAATAACACTTTTTTATCTATTTAATATTTTTAATAAAGTTAAATCTAATATACATCAACAGTATATATCCACTTATGACAGTATGGTTGAATATGTGAATTACACAGATAAAACCCTAAGGTCAATCCAATATATGGTAGATAGCCATATCGAAAAATTAGCGCTAGATCCCAATTATATGCCCGTGTTGCCGAAACAACTTAGCTTCACCTATTTACCCCTAACGGCAGATGCAGATTGTAGTAAATTGCATCAAACATCAGAGAATTACTTAGTCGCATTTAATCAGTTATTCTCTTTTTGGCGAAATAATATTGTGCCACCACAAGGCTTAAAAACAGTTTTTATTGTTGGTCCAGAAAGTAACTGTATGATTGATCTAGCTATCCGAAATAGTTCTACCAGTCTTCAATCATTAAAAAAAATAATCCATGAAAATATGCGAACTTATATGAGTTTGCGAGCTCAAGGGAGAGAACAAAATATTTATTGGATCACGCCAGCCTCAGGAACTGATAATGGCTCTTTCTACATATTAGCGCCTATTTATGATAAAGGGACTTTGATTGGTTTAATTGGTTTAGAACGTTCAATACGACTGGAGCAGTTTAATTTACGTTATGAAAGACCAATTAGTACCTTTGTCTTAAATACAAATAATAGATTAGTATTGCATTTTCCTTATGATAGCAATTTAAGATCTGATGATTATGTTTATAAATTAGAAAACTTTTATTTTGGTTATGATAATGATTTTAGTCGATTAATTTATAAAAATCGCTTACTACCTTCGTTATTAAGTGTGGTTTTCTCAGTGCCTATTAGTGATATTCTTAATGAGTTTAAGTTGTCAATTATAAACGGCATACTGTTAAATATAATCTCATTTATTTTAATCACTTTTTTGATTTGGCTATTAGAAAGGAAGATGTTATTACCGGCAGAAAATAATGCCATACGTTTAGAAGAACATGAACAATTTAATCATAAAATAGTAGCGTCAGCGCCGGTTGGTATCATTATTTTACGCCTGATTGATGGTGTTAATATATTGAGTAATGAACTTGCCCATGATTATTTTCGATTATTAAGTCATGATGATAAAAGCCGTATCCTATCAATTATCCAAGATAAATCTAGTAGCTATATTGATGTTGTTACCACCAGTCATACTCATTTACAAATAAGTTATGTTATTTCACGCTATCAAAATAAGGAAGTCGCTATTTGTGTTCTGGTTGATATTAGTGCTCGCGTTCAGATGGAAAAATCTTTACATAATATGGCACAGGCATCAGAGCAAGCTAACCAGGCCAAATCTATGTTCCTAGCTACAGTTAGTCATGAATTACGAACTCCACTTTATGGCATCATTGGTAATTTAGAACTATTACAATCTTATGAATTACCCATTCAAGCAGATCGTCTATTAGCGACAATGGATCACTCTTCATCATTATTATTAAAAATAATTAATGATATTTTAGATTTTTCAAAAATTGAATCTAAGCAACTTAATATTGATCCGGCACCATTTAATTGTCGTGAAGTTTTCTCATTTATTATTTCTAATTATATTCCTCTAATAGGCAAAAAGGGTCTTTCCATTTATTACTATATCGATCCTAATGTACCCGACATCATTAATGCTGATTCCGTTCGAGTACAGCAAATTATTTCTAATATTCTAAGTAATGCGATTAAATTTACAAAAACTGGTTTTATTCTTTTAAATATTTTTATAAAAGATTTTTATATTTATATTGAAATTAGGGATACTGGAATTGGCATGCCTGATAATATATTAATGCAACTTTTTGATCCTTTTTTTCAAATTAAAGTTAATAATGAAAGTTTTTCCCAGGGAACCGGTTTGGGCTTACCTATCTGTGAAAAGTTAATTAACTTAATGGATGGCGATATTGAAGTTAACAGTCAGGTTGGTATAGGTAGTAGTTTTACCGTCAGGTTGCCTTTGTTTGATAGTGAATATGTGACTTATAGGCAGCCGGAATATCGGCAAAATTTTCGTATCGGTTTGTATTTTTTTAATCATCATCTGCGAGCTTATCTACAAACTTATTTAAACTACAATGGTTTTAATTTAACGACAGTTTGGGATGAACACAGTAAAGATAAACTATATGATTTGATTATCACCGATTCTGAAAGCTTAGTGGCTGAAAGTAAATTTATGCTTAGGTTATTTTCAACTTTTATCGGTGAACCACTGGAATATGCGAAAAATGATTGGTTTCATAATACTTACCAACTTGATATGTTGGCTAGTTTTATTGATCAATTAGTGATGGAAAATAGTGAGCAAGAAGTTGCTAACCAATCTTCAATAATGTTACTACCAGATAAAAAATTATGTTTTTTTACGGTATTAATTGTTGATGATCATCCGATTAATCGTAGTTTACTAGCCGACCAACTGAAATCAATAGGCTTTAATATAGTACTTGCTGAAGATGGGCTAATAGCTTTGGATTGTGTGCGACAAAATAATATAGATATTGTTTTGACAGATGTGAATATGCCTAATCTAGATGGCTATGGTTTGACAAAGTTAATTCGAGAAGAAGGGTACGCGATACCCATCGTTGCTTTAACTGCAAATGCAATGGCAGAAGAAAAACAGCGTTGCTTAAGTGTAGGAATGGATGACTGCCTATCCAAACCAGTTACATTAAAAAAACTAAAGCAATCGCTGTTGAAGTGTTGCAATGCTAGCATGTTAGCAACACAAGAAAATAATAATTAA
- the rcsD gene encoding phosphotransferase RcsD, with translation MFNKKAPLLPMDYNQPTLQLSSLTRFFIIFISSLVLLLCLFAYNYFHNWINNSQNALSNITKQLEYEIEDYRYYASQLYYIANDGEDETKSDTPLPIKLRPDIFWINNYERHVDAIIFGRQNNTNINLAYKLSNYMGIIWGAKNEYSSMYYLNGPDNTLLLVTTHSILKPEIRYKESYLTLTAEEKRSEMLTLSSAIDKRESLSDIHRTRPDNSYYYTYRTMFNSPGQLTTIITFELPINLLLSKNINPEYLLIAFSNDIINNNGNPVDIEFNGLSLQFTQPIPGTTYQLVYQLPIKDVLWDLLYNNLWAIIAICFFTTISIVGSLHIRTRFIAPNQNMFHEIQITNTISNYIISNIPTGFLLYNFSTNRKIMSNGIAELLLPHMDLIRIRDMAIQHHGAIQISIEDTIYEIKLLNNQLLDNTYMFFIHDQDKEALTNKKLLMAKNEYEKNIQVRRSMLSNMCKEIQTPIIEINSLIHQLKKTSDNQNIKYLINESLIRTHYIVNWIDNIALLNTIESGEWKLEQPNEFKAVSIAEMMNKILKEKISLIINKGLSLYYHNNLNYEQHFTTNNNALFKIISLLLSYSINTTNFGKITVIVNYETKRLSFEIIDSGIGLNAMDLANIHMPFASSTNNDGTLSNSGMTFYLCHQLCYRMKGEFFIKSKVGIGSHYTVTLPIELENEHISKPLPLLDGVNILLDIRNPEIHKIIQQHLMTYGAHYSDIGKNNCYSSYDFFITDYKTEYDKPIIYLVDNIINYRVVKQNLIKCNFNFNDELINAISILIEDNLILEQESTDKSIFTIINHTNNSDPIILEDYKKELSDSDYRNLFLTTVPIDINKLYTNQEKGNLKKLKDTAHRLKGVFAMLNFELLKKACEQLEQHIADNNEFEILNSIRDIDIFIKKLMPEGNQ, from the coding sequence ATGTTTAATAAAAAGGCGCCTCTTCTACCAATGGATTATAATCAACCAACTTTACAACTTTCATCCCTAACTCGCTTTTTTATAATTTTTATTAGCTCGCTTGTATTATTGTTATGTTTATTTGCCTACAATTACTTTCATAATTGGATCAATAATAGTCAAAATGCGCTTAGTAACATCACTAAACAACTTGAATATGAAATTGAAGATTACCGTTATTACGCAAGTCAGCTCTATTATATTGCTAACGATGGTGAAGATGAAACTAAGAGTGATACCCCTTTACCAATAAAATTACGCCCTGATATTTTTTGGATCAATAACTATGAGCGGCATGTCGATGCAATTATTTTTGGCCGCCAAAATAATACCAATATCAATCTGGCATATAAATTATCTAACTATATGGGCATAATATGGGGCGCTAAAAATGAATATAGTTCGATGTACTACCTTAATGGTCCAGATAATACACTTTTGTTGGTAACTACACATTCGATACTAAAACCCGAGATACGCTATAAAGAGAGTTATTTAACTTTAACCGCAGAAGAAAAACGCTCTGAAATGTTGACATTATCATCGGCAATAGACAAACGAGAAAGTTTGTCCGATATTCATCGTACACGCCCTGATAATTCATATTATTATACTTACCGCACGATGTTTAACTCACCTGGCCAATTAACCACCATTATAACTTTTGAATTACCGATAAATTTATTACTCTCAAAAAATATAAATCCTGAATATTTATTGATTGCTTTTTCAAATGACATAATCAACAACAATGGAAACCCTGTTGATATTGAATTTAATGGCCTTTCACTACAATTTACCCAGCCTATTCCTGGAACAACTTATCAACTAGTCTATCAATTACCAATTAAGGATGTTTTATGGGATCTTTTATATAATAACTTGTGGGCCATAATCGCCATTTGTTTTTTTACTACTATCTCTATTGTTGGCAGCTTACACATTAGGACGCGTTTTATTGCTCCTAATCAAAATATGTTTCACGAGATACAAATTACAAACACAATTAGCAACTATATTATTTCAAACATTCCTACTGGTTTTCTACTTTATAATTTTTCTACTAATCGCAAAATTATGAGTAATGGAATAGCTGAATTACTTTTACCCCATATGGACTTGATACGTATTCGTGATATGGCAATTCAGCATCATGGTGCTATTCAAATTTCAATTGAAGATACTATCTATGAAATAAAATTATTAAATAATCAATTATTAGATAATACTTATATGTTTTTTATTCATGATCAAGATAAAGAAGCACTCACAAATAAAAAATTACTAATGGCTAAAAATGAGTATGAAAAAAATATTCAAGTCCGACGCTCGATGTTGTCTAACATGTGTAAAGAGATCCAGACTCCCATCATAGAAATTAATAGTCTTATTCACCAACTCAAAAAAACTTCTGATAATCAAAACATAAAATATTTAATTAATGAATCATTAATTAGGACACATTATATTGTTAACTGGATTGATAATATTGCTTTACTTAATACTATTGAATCTGGTGAATGGAAGTTAGAGCAGCCAAATGAATTTAAAGCTGTCTCAATCGCTGAGATGATGAATAAAATACTTAAAGAAAAAATATCACTGATTATTAATAAAGGTCTTTCACTTTACTATCATAATAATTTAAATTATGAACAACACTTCACCACAAATAATAACGCTTTGTTTAAAATTATTTCACTTTTATTGAGTTATTCAATCAATACAACTAATTTTGGTAAAATTACTGTTATTGTGAACTATGAAACTAAGCGTCTATCCTTTGAAATTATTGATAGCGGTATAGGACTTAATGCAATGGATCTAGCAAATATTCACATGCCTTTTGCTAGCTCAACAAATAATGATGGAACCCTATCCAATTCAGGAATGACATTTTATCTCTGTCACCAGCTATGTTACCGTATGAAAGGCGAATTTTTTATAAAAAGTAAAGTTGGAATCGGTTCTCATTATACAGTGACATTACCCATAGAATTAGAAAATGAACACATTTCCAAGCCATTACCTCTTCTTGATGGTGTTAATATACTGCTTGATATTAGAAATCCTGAAATTCATAAAATTATCCAGCAACATTTAATGACTTATGGCGCTCATTATTCTGATATAGGCAAAAATAATTGTTATTCGTCCTATGATTTCTTTATAACTGATTATAAAACAGAATATGATAAACCAATAATTTATCTTGTAGATAATATTATTAATTATAGAGTAGTAAAACAAAATTTGATAAAATGTAATTTCAATTTTAATGATGAACTTATTAATGCAATTTCTATCTTAATCGAAGATAATTTGATTTTAGAGCAAGAATCAACAGATAAATCAATATTTACTATCATCAATCATACCAATAATTCAGACCCTATAATCCTTGAGGATTATAAAAAAGAGCTTTCTGATAGTGACTATCGTAATTTATTCCTTACTACAGTACCTATAGATATTAATAAGCTGTATACTAACCAAGAAAAAGGTAACTTAAAAAAACTAAAAGATACAGCACATAGACTAAAAGGTGTTTTTGCTATGCTAAACTTCGAGCTTCTAAAAAAAGCATGTGAACAATTAGAACAGCACATAGCAGATAATAATGAATTTGAGATTTTAAATAGCATTAGAGATATTGATATCTTTATCAAAAAACTAATGCCAGAGGGCAACCAATAA
- the gyrA gene encoding DNA topoisomerase (ATP-hydrolyzing) subunit A, whose protein sequence is MSDIAREITPVNIEEELKSSYLDYAMSVIVGRALPDVRDGLKPVHRRVLYAMNVLGNDWNKAYKKSARVVGDVIGKYHPHGDSAVYDAIVRLAQPFSMRYMLVDGQGNFGSVDGDSAAAMRYTEVRMAKIAHELLEDLDKETVDFIPNYDGTEQIPDVMPTRIPNLLVNGSSGIAVGMATNIPPHNLSEVIDGCLAYIDDENISIEGLLEYIPGPDFPTAAIINGRRGIIDAYRTGRGKVYIRARANIEVDDKNGRETIIVNEIPYQVNKARLIEKIAELVKDKRVEGISALRDESDKDGMRIVIEVKRDAVAEVVLNNLYSLTQLQVSFGINMVALCDGQPRLLNLKEILEAFVRHRREVVTRRTIFELRKARERAHILEALAVALANIDPIIELIRQASTPHEAKLALIARPWQLGNVSAMLASAGDNAARPEWLEPQYGVREGQYYLTEQQAQAILDLRLQKLTSLEHDKILDEYRELLKQIAALLYILTSPERLMEVIREELEAVKEQYRDVRRTEITENSADINIEDLINQEDVVVTLSHQGYVKYQPLSDYEAQRRGGKGKSAARIKEEDFIERLLVANTHDTILCFSSRGRLYWMKVYQLPEASRGARGRPIVNLLPLEQNERITAILPVREFDDGHYVFMATASGTVKKTSLKDFSRPRSAGIIAVNLNEGDELIGVDLTAGKNEVMLFSAGGKVVRFAENAVRPMGRTATGVRGIKLQAGDKVVSLIVPHGEGDILTVTENGYGKRTEQSEYPTKSRATQGVISIKVSERNGNVVGAIQVEKTDQIMMITDAGTLVRTRVAEVSIVGRNTQGVTLIRTAEDEKVVGLQRVVDPEEEEDDNQILPEDTISIKAEPDINNVENLTLNE, encoded by the coding sequence ATGAGTGACATAGCAAGAGAAATTACCCCAGTCAATATCGAAGAGGAGCTGAAAAGCTCTTATTTGGATTATGCGATGTCTGTAATTGTTGGACGCGCCCTTCCAGATGTACGAGATGGATTAAAACCTGTTCACCGTCGCGTATTATATGCGATGAATGTGTTAGGTAATGATTGGAATAAAGCATACAAAAAATCAGCCCGTGTAGTCGGTGACGTCATTGGTAAATACCATCCTCATGGTGATAGTGCTGTTTATGATGCGATAGTTCGTCTGGCACAACCTTTTTCAATGCGCTATATGCTAGTTGATGGACAAGGTAATTTTGGCTCTGTTGATGGCGACTCTGCTGCTGCGATGCGTTATACCGAAGTACGCATGGCAAAGATTGCCCATGAATTGTTGGAGGATTTAGATAAGGAAACTGTCGATTTTATCCCGAACTATGATGGTACAGAGCAGATCCCTGATGTTATGCCAACACGGATCCCAAATTTGTTGGTTAACGGTTCTTCAGGTATTGCTGTTGGCATGGCTACCAATATTCCACCTCATAACCTTAGTGAAGTCATTGATGGCTGTCTGGCTTATATCGATGATGAAAATATTAGTATTGAAGGATTACTGGAGTATATTCCAGGCCCTGATTTTCCAACCGCCGCGATTATTAATGGTCGCCGTGGTATCATCGACGCATACCGAACCGGGCGTGGCAAAGTCTATATCCGTGCTCGTGCTAACATTGAAGTTGATGATAAAAATGGTCGTGAAACAATTATTGTCAATGAGATCCCGTATCAGGTTAATAAAGCCCGTTTAATTGAAAAAATTGCTGAATTGGTTAAAGACAAGCGTGTTGAGGGGATTAGCGCATTACGCGATGAGTCTGATAAAGATGGCATGCGTATTGTGATTGAAGTAAAACGGGATGCAGTGGCCGAAGTGGTACTAAATAATTTGTATTCCCTCACCCAACTTCAAGTCTCATTTGGCATCAATATGGTCGCCTTATGTGATGGTCAGCCTAGACTTTTAAACTTAAAAGAAATTCTTGAAGCTTTTGTTCGCCACCGTAGAGAAGTGGTCACTCGGCGGACTATTTTTGAATTGCGTAAAGCACGTGAGCGTGCTCATATATTGGAAGCGCTCGCTGTCGCATTAGCAAATATTGATCCGATTATTGAACTTATCCGCCAAGCATCAACGCCTCATGAAGCGAAATTGGCTTTGATTGCACGTCCTTGGCAACTAGGTAATGTTTCTGCCATGTTAGCAAGTGCAGGCGATAACGCAGCTCGTCCTGAATGGCTTGAACCTCAATACGGTGTGCGTGAAGGTCAATATTATTTGACTGAACAGCAAGCTCAGGCAATTCTTGATTTGCGTTTGCAAAAATTAACAAGCTTAGAACATGACAAAATATTGGATGAATATCGTGAGCTGTTAAAACAGATTGCTGCGTTACTATATATATTAACCAGCCCAGAACGGTTAATGGAAGTCATCCGTGAAGAGCTGGAAGCTGTTAAAGAACAGTATCGTGATGTCCGTCGCACAGAAATTACTGAAAATAGCGCAGATATTAATATCGAAGATTTAATTAATCAGGAAGATGTGGTCGTTACCTTATCACATCAGGGCTATGTTAAATATCAGCCACTCTCTGATTACGAAGCACAGCGACGCGGAGGTAAAGGTAAGTCGGCAGCGCGTATTAAAGAAGAAGATTTTATTGAGCGTTTGTTAGTTGCCAATACCCATGACACAATTCTATGTTTCTCGAGTCGTGGCCGTCTCTATTGGATGAAAGTTTATCAGTTACCGGAAGCTAGCCGTGGCGCGCGGGGACGCCCAATCGTCAATTTATTACCATTAGAACAAAATGAACGTATTACCGCAATCTTACCGGTACGTGAATTTGATGATGGCCATTATGTATTTATGGCGACTGCGAGTGGCACAGTTAAAAAGACATCACTAAAAGATTTTAGTCGCCCTAGAAGCGCTGGGATCATTGCAGTTAACCTTAATGAAGGTGATGAACTGATTGGTGTTGATTTAACAGCAGGTAAAAATGAGGTAATGCTTTTCTCTGCTGGTGGCAAAGTGGTTCGTTTTGCGGAAAATGCGGTTCGTCCGATGGGGCGCACCGCAACCGGTGTTCGTGGTATTAAGTTACAAGCGGGCGATAAGGTCGTTTCGTTAATTGTACCTCATGGTGAAGGTGATATTTTAACCGTTACAGAAAATGGTTATGGTAAAAGAACTGAGCAGAGTGAATATCCAACAAAATCGCGTGCTACCCAAGGTGTTATTTCCATTAAAGTTAGTGAACGTAATGGTAATGTGGTCGGGGCCATTCAGGTAGAAAAAACTGATCAAATTATGATGATCACTGATGCTGGCACCTTGGTGCGTACCCGAGTTGCAGAGGTTAGTATTGTCGGAAGAAATACTCAGGGTGTCACTTTGATTCGTACTGCTGAAGATGAAAAAGTAGTTGGTTTACAGCGTGTTGTTGACCCTGAAGAAGAGGAAGATGATAACCAAATATTGCCAGAAGATACAATCAGTATAAAAGCAGAGCCTGATATTAATAACGTAGAAAATCTTACGCTGAATGAATGA
- the rcsB gene encoding response regulator transcription factor RcsB, with translation MNNLNVIIADDHPIVLFGIRKSLEQIEGINLVGQFEDSTSLINNISKLNADILITDLSMPGDKYGDGITLIKYIKRHYPNLSIIVLTMNNNPAILSAVLDLDIEGIVLKQGAPADLPKALSALQKGKKFTPENVSKLLEKVNANGYGDKRLSPKESEVLRLFAEGFLVTEIAKKLNRSIKTISSQKKSAMLKLGVENDIALLNYLSSVTIEKEIN, from the coding sequence ATGAATAACCTTAATGTCATTATCGCTGATGATCATCCTATTGTACTATTTGGTATACGAAAATCTCTTGAACAAATCGAGGGAATTAATTTGGTTGGTCAATTTGAAGACTCCACATCTCTTATCAATAATATATCTAAACTTAATGCAGATATTCTAATTACTGATCTTTCGATGCCTGGTGATAAATATGGTGATGGAATTACATTAATTAAATATATTAAACGACACTATCCTAACCTATCAATCATTGTCCTTACCATGAATAATAATCCTGCAATATTAAGTGCTGTGTTAGATTTAGATATAGAAGGAATCGTTTTGAAACAAGGGGCACCTGCTGATTTACCAAAAGCATTATCAGCCTTACAAAAAGGAAAAAAATTCACTCCTGAAAATGTATCGAAATTATTGGAGAAAGTTAATGCTAATGGTTATGGGGATAAACGTTTATCCCCAAAAGAAAGTGAAGTGTTGCGCCTATTTGCGGAAGGTTTTTTAGTCACCGAAATTGCAAAAAAACTTAATCGAAGCATTAAAACAATTAGTAGCCAAAAAAAGTCGGCTATGCTAAAACTCGGTGTTGAAAATGATATAGCATTATTAAATTATCTTTCTTCAGTCACAATCGAGAAAGAAATTAACTAG
- a CDS encoding site-specific integrase, with protein MKQRNGTWHCDFVTAAGQRIRRSLGTSDKKQAQELYDNLKSESWRTSKLGEFPSVTFNDACLRWLQEKEHKKSLDDDKSKIEYFMTFFSNKKLSSITETDILNATSNMINRKHKQVWKRKYESAKKNGKIINPYQSKPASAATKARYLSFLRSLFRAAVNDWKWLERAPIIKIKQQKEIRIRWLTKEEASRLIKCMPNTFKPVVIFALATGLRRSNILNLEWSQIDLQRKVAWIHPDEAKGGKAIGVALNNTACKVLTGQIGKHHHWVFVHTEAWHRADGTPTEKVRKMRVDDNTAWKTGLRRAGIENFRFHDLRHTWASWLVQSGVPLSALQEMGGWESIDMVRRYAHLAPNHLTEHAKKIDALMNVNDTNMSQTNFNEISITG; from the coding sequence ATCAAACAAAGAAATGGTACATGGCACTGTGACTTTGTTACCGCAGCGGGACAAAGAATTAGAAGAAGCCTTGGCACATCGGACAAGAAGCAAGCGCAGGAACTATATGACAACCTAAAATCTGAATCATGGAGAACAAGCAAATTGGGTGAATTCCCATCAGTTACTTTCAATGATGCCTGCCTTAGGTGGTTACAAGAAAAAGAACACAAAAAATCGTTAGATGATGACAAAAGTAAAATAGAATATTTTATGACTTTTTTCTCCAATAAAAAACTTTCAAGCATAACAGAAACTGACATTCTAAACGCTACATCGAATATGATTAATCGTAAGCACAAACAGGTTTGGAAAAGAAAATATGAATCTGCAAAGAAAAATGGAAAGATAATAAATCCATATCAATCAAAACCAGCTTCAGCAGCAACAAAAGCCAGATATTTATCCTTTCTTAGATCCCTATTTCGTGCTGCCGTCAATGATTGGAAATGGCTTGAACGAGCGCCAATCATTAAAATAAAGCAGCAAAAAGAGATAAGGATAAGATGGCTAACAAAAGAAGAGGCAAGTAGATTGATTAAATGTATGCCTAATACCTTTAAACCCGTTGTTATTTTTGCTCTAGCTACTGGATTAAGAAGATCTAACATCCTTAATCTTGAATGGTCACAAATTGACTTACAAAGAAAAGTTGCCTGGATCCATCCCGATGAAGCAAAAGGAGGAAAAGCAATCGGTGTTGCCTTGAATAATACAGCATGCAAAGTATTAACTGGGCAAATAGGCAAACATCATCATTGGGTTTTCGTGCATACCGAAGCATGGCATAGAGCGGATGGAACACCAACCGAAAAAGTAAGGAAAATGCGCGTTGATGATAACACCGCTTGGAAAACAGGCTTGCGGCGAGCAGGAATTGAAAACTTCCGTTTCCATGATTTAAGACATACTTGGGCTAGTTGGTTAGTACAATCTGGCGTCCCACTATCGGCATTACAGGAAATGGGGGGCTGGGAGTCAATTGATATGGTGCGTAGGTATGCCCACCTAGCACCAAATCACCTGACAGAGCATGCAAAAAAAATCGATGCTCTTATGAATGTAAATGACACAAATATGTCACAAACAAACTTCAATGAGATCTCGATAACTGGATAA
- a CDS encoding helix-turn-helix domain-containing protein: protein MKIDINDEVFDVKKAADFLCKSKRKIYDLIAKGRLKAAKSEKQGGSWEILKSSCLEYVYDNHQNCLVSGDCQIKSNKRFKSCQSNKEMVHGTVTLLPQRDKELEEALAHRTRSKRRNYMTT from the coding sequence ATGAAAATCGATATTAACGATGAAGTATTTGATGTTAAAAAAGCAGCTGATTTTTTATGCAAATCAAAAAGAAAAATATATGACTTAATCGCAAAAGGTCGATTGAAAGCTGCTAAAAGCGAAAAACAAGGTGGTTCTTGGGAAATATTAAAATCCTCGTGTCTTGAATATGTTTACGATAATCATCAAAATTGCCTGGTGAGTGGTGATTGTCAGATTAAATCAAATAAGAGATTTAAATCATGTCAATCAAACAAAGAAATGGTACATGGCACTGTGACTTTGTTACCGCAGCGGGACAAAGAATTAGAAGAAGCCTTGGCACATCGGACAAGAAGCAAGCGCAGGAACTATATGACAACCTAA